A single window of Flavobacterium sp. 140616W15 DNA harbors:
- a CDS encoding Cof-type HAD-IIB family hydrolase has product MQYKMLVLDMDDTLLTDDHKISEINKEMLLKAQEKGVYVVLASGRPTSAMTSFAKELELDLNNSYMISFNGAVISSVKEDEVLFEQTLSKEQIHELYDYSVEKKTHIITYLNNEIISETDSEFIEIEKTITGLKHTKVTSFKEAVTTNAVKCILLEEPNYLKGLESDLKARMPHLSVAMSKPFFLEVAQNGIDKATSLKLLADKLNIHQSEIIAVGNAGNDLTMIEYAGLGVWVDNVTPELRDRADVIVASNNDHGVAEVVQRYILN; this is encoded by the coding sequence ATGCAATATAAAATGCTGGTTTTAGACATGGATGATACCTTGTTGACCGATGACCATAAAATTTCGGAAATTAATAAAGAAATGCTTCTTAAGGCTCAAGAAAAGGGAGTTTATGTAGTTTTGGCTTCTGGTAGACCAACTTCGGCTATGACTTCTTTTGCAAAAGAATTGGAATTAGATTTAAATAATTCCTATATGATTTCTTTTAACGGAGCTGTTATAAGTAGCGTAAAAGAGGATGAGGTGCTTTTTGAGCAAACTTTGTCAAAAGAACAAATACATGAATTGTATGATTATAGTGTGGAAAAGAAAACACACATTATTACCTATTTGAATAACGAGATTATCAGCGAAACAGACTCTGAGTTTATTGAAATAGAAAAGACAATTACTGGTTTAAAGCATACTAAAGTCACAAGTTTTAAAGAGGCAGTTACTACTAATGCTGTGAAATGTATTTTGCTCGAAGAGCCAAATTATTTGAAAGGTCTTGAAAGTGATTTAAAAGCGAGGATGCCTCATTTAAGCGTTGCAATGTCTAAGCCTTTTTTCCTTGAAGTAGCTCAAAACGGAATAGATAAAGCGACAAGCCTTAAGCTTTTGGCAGATAAATTAAACATTCATCAAAGCGAAATTATTGCTGTAGGAAACGCAGGCAATGATTTAACGATGATAGAATATGCAGGTTTAGGAGTTTGGGTAGACAACGTTACTCCCGAATTACGAGATAGAGCCGATGTTATTGTTGCTTCAAATAATGATCATGGTGTTGCCGAAGTAGTGCAACGATATATTTTAAACTAA